One Haloarchaeobius amylolyticus genomic window, AACGCGTAGGTCCAGCGGTGGCGGTGGAGGACGGGCTTTGGCTGGCCGGTCGTCCCCGAGGTGTAGTTGATGGAGAGCGGGTCCTGCGGGCCGAGCGTCGGCCCCTCGTGCTCGATGGGCTTGCCGGCCACGAGGTCGTCGAAGCGCTCCCAGCCCTCGACGGCGTCCCCCACGACGATACGGTTCTCGATGGGCGTGTCCGCGACCACCTCGTCGACCATCTCGGTCAGGTCGGCGTGACAGACCACCGTCGTCGCCTCGCAGTCGGTCGCCCGAAAGCGGATGTCCTTCGGCTTGAGCATCGAGGAACAGGGCACGAGGAGCGCGCCGCGCTTGGCCGCCCCGAGCTGGATGGCGAAGATGTCGGGGTGTCGCGGCATGAGGTGCATGACGCGGTCACCCTCGTCCACCCCCAGTTCGGCGAGCGCGGTGGCGAACCGGTTCATGTCGTCCCGGACCTCGGCGTAGGTCCGCGAGGCCTCTGTCCCCGCCTCGTCGCGGAAGTGGACCGCGATCCGGTCGCCGATGGCGTCGGCGTGCTCCTCGGCGACGGCCGGGAGGGAGTAGTCGGCCGGGATGTCCCACTCGAAGCTCTCGCGTTCGTGGTCGTAGTCGAGTGCCATGTTTCCACAGACCACAGGGTTCGCTGTCAATCGGGTGCACGACAATACAGGGTCGGTCAGCCGGCGCCTCAGCGCTCGACCGTCCGTTCGTGGACGGTGTCGCCCCACTGCAGGAGGACGGTGGCCTTCTCCCGGCCATCCCGTGGGACCGGCGCGCTGGTCCGGTAGGTGACCGTCTCGTCCAGTGGCACGCCGAAGGATATCCGCTCGCCGTGGGGGGTCCCGTCGGTCCGCAGGCTGGCGAGGAACCGTCCGGCGCGGGAGCCCTGGTTGCTCACTGTGAGCCGGACGGGGAGCTGGCCGGGGCCCGGCTCGACCGCGAACGAGTCGAGGACGAACTGGGGCGTCCGGTCGAGCTGGTCGAAGTGGCCGTCCGAGAGCGCCCAGCGGACCGTGGTCCCGTTCTCGGCGTACCACGTCACCGCGCCGGTCGCGGGGTCGATGTCGGTCGGGACGGGGACGGCGAAGGAGACACGACCGGCCTCGTGGACCTCCGTCGGGAAGACCCGGGTGTAGGTCACGCCGCCGAGCGAGAGTGCCAGGGAGAGGTCGGTCGGGTCGGGCGGCTGCTCGGTCGCGGTGTCCGGCTGCGTCGTGGACTGGGGCTGCGTCGTGGACTGAGTCTGTGCCGTGGAGGTGGTCCCGGACTCGGTCGTGGTCGTCTCGACGTGCTCCGTGGCGAGGTGGAACACGAGGTACTGCCGGTCGGGGGCGGCGGCGACCGCACCGTCGTCGTCGGCCCGGACCGTCCGGCGCCAGACACCGGCGGCGGTGACGGTGGCGGCGATACCGTCCACGGTGGCCGCCGTCCCGATGCTCGTCGAGACGACCCTGGTGGTGGGCCGGACGGTCCGGCCGTTCGTGGTCGTCCCGTCCGTCGGGCCACCGGCACCGGGTGGGCCTGTCCCGGGGTTCTGGGTGAGGGCGTCGAGGCAGCCGGCGGTGGCACTGGAGGCACCGGCTGCGAGGGCGAGGAACCGTCGTCGGTCCATGTGGCGTCGTTGTGTACACCACACCTTATAGGTTCATCATACTGAAAAATGATTTTCAGTCTCCGTTCGTCCGCCGGAAAACGGGCGCATGCGCGAGTTTGTGCGGATTCTCCCGGCCTCGAAACAGGTGCAAGGAGGTCGTTCGTATGTACGATATTACATGACTGCTGGCGGGACGGTCGCGGGTCGGCGGTGGGGTTCGCCCGCCCTCTCCAGTTCGACAGGCTAAAGCGGGCAGCCTCGGACCATCGGATATGCAGTACCACGAGGCCGCGAACGCGCTCTTCGACCTGCGCCGGTACGGACCCCGTCCCGGCACCGAGTCGACCGCGGACCTCCTCGCACACCTCGGCGACCCGCACGAGGGCCTCACCGTCGTCCAGATCGCGGGGTCGAACGGGAAGGGCAGTACCGCCCGCATGGTCGAGTCGGTCCTCCGCGGGACCGACCGGACGGTCGGACTGTACACCTCGCCGCACTTCGAGGACGTGCGAGAGCGGGTCCGGGTCGACGGCCGCAAGGTCACCCGGAACGCGCTGACCGAGTTCGTCGAGACGGTCCAGCCCTACCTCACCGAGCGCGGTGCGGCCGGCGAATCCCCCACCTTCTTCGAGACGATGACCGCCATCGCGCTCTGGTACTTCGACCGCCAGGAGGTCGACGTGGCCGTCCTCGAGGTCGGCATCGGCGGGAAGTACGACGCGACGAGCGTCGTCGACCCGGTCGCCAGCGCGGTCACGAGCGTCACGCTCGAACACACCAGCGTCCTCGGCGACACCATCGAGGAGATCGCCACGGACAAGGCCCACGTCGCCCCCGACGACGCCCCGCTCGTCACGGGCACGACTGGCGACGCCCTCGACGCCGTGCGGAAGCAGGCGGGCGAGGTCGTCACGGTCGGGCCCGACGGCGAGGTCGAGACCACCTACGAGGGCCGCGTCGACGGTGCCGAGGCGGGTATCGTCCTCGACGGCCCGGACTGGCGCGTCGAGACGCGCATCCCCGTCCTCGGTGAGTTCCAGGCGGTCAACGCCGGCATCGCGGCCACCCTCGCCCAACAGGTCGCCGACGTGGACGCGGAGACGCTGGCTCGCGGGCTCCGGAACGCCCACTGGCCGGGTCGGTTCGAGGTGCTTTCGGAGGCCCCACTGACGGTCCTCGACGGGGCACACAACCCAGGGGCCTGCGAGAAGCTCGCCACCGTCCTCGACGAGTTCGACTACGACGACCTCCACCTCGTCTTCGGCGCGATGCACGACAAGGACCACGCCGAGATGGCCGCGGCCCTCCCGACGCCCGACGCGGTGTACACCTGCGAGCCGAACCTCGACCGCGCCGAGGACTCGGCGGTCCTCGCCCGCGTCTTCGAGGACGCGGGCGTCGCCGACCGCACCGTCAGGACGTCGGTCGACACCGCGCTCGACCGCGCGCTGGAGGCCGCCGACGCGGACGACTGCGTGCTCGTCACCGGGTCGCTGTTCACCGTCGCCGAGGCCCGGACGCGCTGGACCCGCGTCGAGATTCCCAAGACGGTCCGCGACCTCGACGACGCCCGCGACGCGCTCGAATCCGCGAGCGTCACCGAGGGCGGCATCTGGCGGATGCGCGGCAAGGGCGTCCACCGGGTGCTCAAGACCCGCGTCCAGAAGCGCCAGGCCTCCTACCTCAAGGAGGAGATGCTCAGCCTCGGCGGCGAGTGCGCCGTCTCCGGGCTGGAGAACGAGGGCGAGCGCCTCGACGTCGTGCTGATGGGCACCCTCTCGCAGTTCAAGCGCCTCACCGACAAGCTCGACGGCCAACCGTACGGCCTCGCCCAGTTCGCCGGCGAACTCCGCGAGGCACTCGACATCCAGCAACCCGACACCCCGACGGAGTACCCCTGGCAGGACGGCACCGCCGTCATGGGCATCCTGAACGTCACGCCGGACTCCTTCCACGACGGCGGCGAGTACGACGCCGTCGACGCGGCCGTCGCCCACGCCGAGGAGATGGTCGACGCGGGCGTCGACATCATCGACATCGGCGGGGAGTCCACCCGCCCCGGCGCCGAGGTGGTCACCGTCGCCGACGAGATCGACCGGGTCGTCCCGGCCATCGAGGCCATCCGCGACGCCGGTATCGAGACGACCATCTCGGTCGACACCCGGAAGGCCGCGGTGGCCCGCGCGGCCCTGGCGGCCGGCGCGGACGTGCTCAACGACGTGTCCGGGCTCGAGGACCCCGAGATGCGCTTCGTCGCCGCCGAGTTCGACGTGCCCATCGTCGTCATGCACAGCATCGACACGCCGGTCGACCCCGACAACGACATCGAGTACGACGACGTGGTCGACGACGTCATCGACCAGCTCAGAGAGCAGGTCCTGCTGGCCGAGAAGGCCGGCCTCGACCGCGAGCAGATCATCGTCGACCCCGGCGTCGGCTTCGGGAAGACCGCCGCCGAATCCTTCGACCTGCTCGGGCGCATCGACGAGTTCCGTGCGCTGGGCTGTCCCGTCCTCGTCGGCCACTCCCACAAGTCGATGTTCGGCTACGTCGGCCGCGACGCGGACGAGCGCGGGCACGCCACCGTCGCCGCGACGGCCATCGCGGCCGACCGCGGTGCCGACATCGTCCGCGTCCACGACGTACAGGAGAACGTCGCCGCGGTCCGCGTCGCGAAGGCGGCCAACGACCCCGACTCGTTCTCGTCGTAACCTGTCCACCCGACTCACCGACCCACCGGAGGCAATCCTTTTTATTCGAGACCGCGGCCAGTCCCGCCATCTCCTGAGAACCGACCCGTCGTCGGTCGAGGCTGGTGTGCGGGTCGCCGCGACGGGAACCGACCGAGAGCGTCCCATCGGCCGACCCGCCTGTCCGCAACCCCAGCGATTCCTCCCTGCAGAGCACCGAGCCTAATAGATTAAGGAGAAGGGGGATGGGACGGGTGGTCGTGTCACTCTACCATGGCGACCACGCCCCCTCGCGACGCGCTGGAGGACCCGAACTCGACAGACCACGACCAGACGGTCACGCGTCTCGACCCTGCCGGTCCGGGCTCGATGGCGGCGGCCCTGCAGGCGGTCCTGGCTCCCGACGCGGAGCTTCTGCTCGGCCCGACCGACGACACGCTCGGGGGGATGGACCTCCTGGAGACCTACCGGACCCACGCCGGCGACGACGCGCAGGTCCCACCCGGCGACACCTGCACGCTCGACGCCGTCGTCGCGGCGACGCCGACACCCGACCGACTGCTCGAGTACCGGCGGGTGCTCCGCCCGAACGGCTACCTCCTGACCAGTCTGGCGGCCGAGACGGGGTACGACGACCTGGACGTCGCCCGGTTCGAGCCGGTTCTGGAGGTCCTCACCGACGGTGGCGAGTCCATGGTCGTGCTCGCGCAGGCGGCCTGACCCGGGCGGTCGCTGCCGTCTCAGTCTGCGACAGTCCCGTTCTCTGCTGTCGACCCACTACCCGTGCCGCCGACCTTCACGGCCAGCGTCGCGACGAGCAACAGGAGCCCGAGGCTGCCGACCGCGAGCGCGGGGCCGAACCGGTCGGCACCCACGCCCGCGGCCAACCCGATGGGAGCCCGCGCCAGCGCGCCGAGCATCGAGAGCGTCGAGAGGATGGTCGCCCGCCCGGCCGACCCGATGCGCTGGTTCACGTAGTTCTTCTGCAGCGGCATCGTGACCGTGACGACCACGCGATGGACCACCATCATCGGGAGGACGAACAGTGGCGACACGACCACCGCGACCATCGCGAGCGCGTCGAGGACGTACGCCACGACGACGCCCGTGATGGGACCGAGGGCGGATTCGACGGCCGAGACGTGGTCGCTGACCAGCGCGCCACAGACCGTGAAGGAGGCGTAGGCCACTCCGAGGACCGCGGTCTCCGGGAGGGCGTGGCCGGCGACGGCGACCCCCGAGAGCAGTGGCGTTATCGAGTCGACCGCGATGGGCTGGAAGTACGACCGGGCCGACCGGCCGACGGCGGCCGCGATGGCGAACAGGGCGATGAACCGCCTGATGTCCGCCGTGAGCAGCTCCGACCGGATCACGTCGATGGCCTCCCGGACGCGCAGCGCGTCGTCGCCGTCGGGGGTCTCGCCGCTCGCGGGGAACGTCGAGGCGATGAGGAATCCGGCGGCGCCCATCCCGGCCGAGGCGACGAACGGGAGCATCGGCTCGACCGCGTACATGAGCCCGCCGGCGACCATCGTCGCGGCGAGGACCCAGAGCCGGATGGCGGTCCCGCGGCCCTCGACGTGGGTGTAGCGGTCCGCGTCGTCGTGGCTGTCGAGTGCGTCGTAGAGGAAGGCGCTGCCGGCGCCCGACTGGAGGGTCTCGGCCATGCCGAGGACGCAGTAGGCGGCCACGACGGTCGCGGGCCCCCGGGCGTACAGCAGCGTCAGCGGGTACAGGGCGAACAGTGACTGTGCGACCCGGATGGTGTCGCGGCGGCCGAGGCGGTCCCCGACGTAGCCGGTCGGTACCTCGCCGAGGACCGTCAGCAGCGCCATCGCGGAGCTACCCAGGGCGAGGGTGGCGTAGGAGACGCCGTTGGAGACGAGGTAGAGGACCGAGACGGGCCACATGAACCCGGGCGTCGTGACGGCACGGAAGGCGTAGTACTTCAGGACGGTGGTGCGAGCGGTCGCCATCGGCGACTCGACGTGAACGGAGTCTGCGACATGAAGATTCTGCGAACCCGGTTTCGGTAAGCAGGCTCACACGATTTCGGTGGCGAGGACGGTCGCCTCCTCGTCGAGTCGCGCCCGGAGCACGTCACCCTCCAGCGGTATCTCGACGCGGAGGTCCCACGGGTTCGGCCCGTACCAGGTCAGGTGGTGGTCGGTGACGGCCCACTCGAGTTCCCACTTCGGGATGGTGTGCAGGTCGTGGCCGTGGTCGGCGTAGAAGGCGATGACGTCGGCGTGGTAGCGCAGCGTCTCGCCGATGGGCGTGTAGTGGAATCCCGTACAGGACTCGCAGTGGTGCTCGTAGTACACCGACAGGGGGCGCCCGTCGTCCGAGGCCGGCAGCGACTCGTCAGGGTCGCGCTCGTGGACGGTCGTGTCGACGTGGCCGGCACACCACGGACAGACGCCGCGGACGAGCGAGGCCGTCTCCATGCGGTTGCGGCGGTCGGCGGCGACGAGCAGCTCCGCTTTCGAGCGTGTCGCGACGCCCCGCGGCGGGACGTACGTGCGGGCGAACTCCGCCCGGCAGTCCCAGCACTTCACGAAGAACAGCGGCATCAGGGGGCGCTCCCAGCCGTAGCCGTACTCCGCGACGAGGTCGTTCCCGCACTCCCAGCACGACTGCTCGACCGGGAAGGCGTTCACGCGCAGGTCGGTCGTGAAGCCACCGCCGACGAGGTGCTGGAAGGCGAGCCGGCCCTGCGTGGTCAGTCCGTAGCCGGGGTCGTACTCGCGGACGAACGTCCCCTGCAACTCGCCGAGGTGGTAGTTGAACCGCCCCGAGTCGGTGACGTCGACGCGGCGCTGCAAGTCGGCGTACGAGAGGTAGCCCAGCCCGTCGCTGTCGACCGTCTCCTCGCCGAGCGCCCGGATGATGTCGACGCGGATCTCGCTGGCGAGCAGCGAGAGTGCGGTCTCCTCGTCGAAGCGGTCCCCGGAATCGTCGGTCATGGCTCGTGGCTCACCCCGTCAGAAGAGTCCCGCGGCGTCCATCTCCTCGCGATAGATGTCGAGGTAGCGTTCGAGGACGGGACGGTGGTCGAACTCGGCGAAGTCCTCGTCGACCGTCTTGTGCGGCATGTCCGCGGCCGCCTTGATGGCGTCCGCGAGTTCCTGCTCGCTGGTGGTACGGAACCCGCGTTCGGCGTCCATCTGGCGCAACTCCACGAGTTCGTGGGCCGCCGAGTCGGCGTGGTACTCCACGATGCCGATGCAGCCAGAGGCGAGCGCCCAGAGGAGTTCGGTCGCGAACAGGCACTCGTGGGCCGTCTGGGCGAAGACGTGTGCCCCCCTGTAGACGGCGACGCGTTGCTCGCGGTCGCACTCGCCCAGCCAGGTGATGCGGTCGTCGATGCGCAGGTCCCGGGCCTGTCGCTCGTAGTTCTCGCGCTCGGGCCCGTCGCCGACCACGACGGCGGACCAGTCGACCTGCCGGAGTTCGGCGAGCGCGAGCAGGACGGACTCGAGGTTCGCGCCCTCGTCCAGTTTCCGCGAGTAGACGATGTCGCCGGCGTTCACCGGGTCGACCGACTCGATGTAGTCCATGTCGACGCTGTTCGGGACGACCTCGACCTCGTCCTCGGCGAGGCCCTGTTCCCAGACGCGGGTCTGGACGAGGCGCGAGGGGGTGACCACCGCGTCGGACTTCTTCAGCGCCTTCCGGTGGGTCCGCCGGACGTTCGCGGCGTCGCCGTACCAGTCGGTGATCAGCGGTGCGCGGGCGACGCGTGCGCCCTTGCTCGCGGCGGAGACCTGCCTCGGCGGGATGGCGCCGGCGTGGACCACGTCGGGCGAGAACTTCGGTAGCGCGACGGTCAGGCTGTAGCGGAACTTCCGCGTGTCGTCGAGGTCGTCGACGAGTCCCCGGTAGCGCACGCCCTCGTGCTCCCACTCCGCCTTCTCTCCGGTCCACCACTTCGCGCAGTACCAGACGACGTCGTGCCCACGTCCCGCGAGCAGCTCTGCGGTCCGCGTGAGGCGGTCTATCGCCTCGTAGTCGCAGTGCAGGGCTGTCTCCAGCGAGACGAAGGCGATACGCATTGCTCGTATCGAGTGGCACCGCATGACGTATTAAAAATCCCTCCCTTTTCCCACTCGTTCGGGCAGTCACCGCCGAGAACGCCACGAGACCACCCGACACCACAACCGCTTAACGCCGTGGTGACGCATGGTAGTGTATGTCCTACGACATCGAGCGGTATCTCCACATCCGCAGTGCCGGGTCCGCCTCGTTCTCGCCGGACGGGGAGCGACTCTCGTTCCTGATGGACACGACCGGCGTCTCGCAGGTCTGGACCATCGACGAACCCGGCGGCTGGCCCGACCAGCGCACCTTCTACGACGAGCGCGTCACCTTCGCGTCGTGGTCGCCAGAGCGCGACGAACTCGTCTTCGGGATGGACCGGGGCGGCAACGAGCGCCAGCAGTTCTACCGGCTCTCGGGCGACGGCCGCGAGGAGGTGAACCTGACCGAACACCCCGACGCGAAGCATCGCTGGGGCGGCTGGAGCCACGACGGCGAGCGCTTCGCGTTCACCTCGAACCGGCGGGACGAGAGCGTCTTCGACGTGTACGTCCAGGGCCGGGACGAGCGCGGGAACGACGCGACGCTGGTCCACGAGGGCGACGGCTGGCTGACCGTCGGCGGCTGGAGCCCGGACGACTCGCGGCTCATCGTCTCGCAGGCGTACTCGAACTTCGACCAGGACCTCTACGTGCTCGACCTGGAGGCCGGCGACATGCGCCACGTCACGCCCCACGAGGGCAACGTCCGGTTCTACAGCGCGACGTGGGCGCCCGACGGCGACGCCCTCTACGTCAGCACGGACGACGGGTCGGACACGCTGTACCTCGCCAGGCTCGACCTCGAGACGCTGGAGCTGGAGACCGTCGTCGACGGCGACGGCTGGAACGTCGACGGCATCGCGCTCGACCAGGACACCGGGCGCTTCGTCTACTCGCGCAACGTCGACGGGTTCACCGAGCTGACGGTCGGGGAGTTCACCGGGCCGACCAGCTACGAGACCTACCCGACGCCCGACCTGCCGAAGGGCATCGCCGGCGGGGTCTCGTGGGGGCCGGACGCGGACCGCTTCGCGGTGACGGCCACGGGCGCCGCGGTCAACACCAACGTCTACGTCGTCGAGACGACGACCGGCGAGACCGAGCGCTGGACCTACGCCGCGACGGCGGGCATCCCGGAGTCCTCGTTCCGCGAGCCCGAACTGGTCCACGTCGAGAGCTTCGACGGGCTGGACGTGCCCGGGTTCCTCACGCTCCCCGAGGACGACGACGGCCCGGCGCCGGTCATCGTCTCCATCCACGGCGGCCCGGAGTCACAGCGCCGGCCGTCGTTCAACCCCATCAAGCAGTACTTCCTGAACCGCGGGTACGGCTACTTCGAGCCGAACGTCCGCGGCTCGTCGGGCTACGGGAAGGAGTACGGGCACCTCGACGACGTCCGCAACCGGATGGACTCGGTGCAGGACATCCGCGCCTGCGTGGACTGGCTCCACGACCACCCGGCGGTCGACGACGACCGGCTGGTGGCGATGGGCGGGTCCTACGGCGGGTTCATGGTGCTCGCGTGCCTGACCGAGTACCCCGACCTCTGGGCCGCGGGCGTCGACGTGGTCGGCATCGCGAACTTCGTCACGTTCCTCGAGAACACCGGCGAGTGGCGGCGCAAGCTCCGCGAGGCCGAGTACGGCTCGCTGGAGCACGACCGTGAGTTCCTCGAGTCCATCTCGCCCATCAACAACATCGAGGCCATCCAGGCGCCGCTGTTCGTCATCCACGGCGAGAACGACCCGCGCGTCCCGGTCAGCGAGGCCCACCAGATCGTCGAGGAGGCCCGCGAACAGGGCGTCCCGGTCCGCGAGCTCATCTTCGAGGACGAGGGCCACGGTCTCTCGAAACTGGAGAACAAGATCGAGGCGTACTCCGCGGTCGCGGAGTTCCTCGCCGAGCACGTCTGAGGGGCTCTCGACCCGGCCCACCCCGCCCTGCGCAGTCGCCCTATCGACCGGGCACCGGGCCGGCGCGTCGATACTCTCTTGTGACGGTCGCCCGACAGCCATGCCATGGAACACCGCGAGTTCGTCGCCGGCCTGCTCGGCGGACTCGTCATCCTCGCGGTG contains:
- the folP gene encoding dihydropteroate synthase, translated to MQYHEAANALFDLRRYGPRPGTESTADLLAHLGDPHEGLTVVQIAGSNGKGSTARMVESVLRGTDRTVGLYTSPHFEDVRERVRVDGRKVTRNALTEFVETVQPYLTERGAAGESPTFFETMTAIALWYFDRQEVDVAVLEVGIGGKYDATSVVDPVASAVTSVTLEHTSVLGDTIEEIATDKAHVAPDDAPLVTGTTGDALDAVRKQAGEVVTVGPDGEVETTYEGRVDGAEAGIVLDGPDWRVETRIPVLGEFQAVNAGIAATLAQQVADVDAETLARGLRNAHWPGRFEVLSEAPLTVLDGAHNPGACEKLATVLDEFDYDDLHLVFGAMHDKDHAEMAAALPTPDAVYTCEPNLDRAEDSAVLARVFEDAGVADRTVRTSVDTALDRALEAADADDCVLVTGSLFTVAEARTRWTRVEIPKTVRDLDDARDALESASVTEGGIWRMRGKGVHRVLKTRVQKRQASYLKEEMLSLGGECAVSGLENEGERLDVVLMGTLSQFKRLTDKLDGQPYGLAQFAGELREALDIQQPDTPTEYPWQDGTAVMGILNVTPDSFHDGGEYDAVDAAVAHAEEMVDAGVDIIDIGGESTRPGAEVVTVADEIDRVVPAIEAIRDAGIETTISVDTRKAAVARAALAAGADVLNDVSGLEDPEMRFVAAEFDVPIVVMHSIDTPVDPDNDIEYDDVVDDVIDQLREQVLLAEKAGLDREQIIVDPGVGFGKTAAESFDLLGRIDEFRALGCPVLVGHSHKSMFGYVGRDADERGHATVAATAIAADRGADIVRVHDVQENVAAVRVAKAANDPDSFSS
- a CDS encoding glycosyltransferase — protein: MRIAFVSLETALHCDYEAIDRLTRTAELLAGRGHDVVWYCAKWWTGEKAEWEHEGVRYRGLVDDLDDTRKFRYSLTVALPKFSPDVVHAGAIPPRQVSAASKGARVARAPLITDWYGDAANVRRTHRKALKKSDAVVTPSRLVQTRVWEQGLAEDEVEVVPNSVDMDYIESVDPVNAGDIVYSRKLDEGANLESVLLALAELRQVDWSAVVVGDGPERENYERQARDLRIDDRITWLGECDREQRVAVYRGAHVFAQTAHECLFATELLWALASGCIGIVEYHADSAAHELVELRQMDAERGFRTTSEQELADAIKAAADMPHKTVDEDFAEFDHRPVLERYLDIYREEMDAAGLF
- a CDS encoding MFS transporter, with the translated sequence MATARTTVLKYYAFRAVTTPGFMWPVSVLYLVSNGVSYATLALGSSAMALLTVLGEVPTGYVGDRLGRRDTIRVAQSLFALYPLTLLYARGPATVVAAYCVLGMAETLQSGAGSAFLYDALDSHDDADRYTHVEGRGTAIRLWVLAATMVAGGLMYAVEPMLPFVASAGMGAAGFLIASTFPASGETPDGDDALRVREAIDVIRSELLTADIRRFIALFAIAAAVGRSARSYFQPIAVDSITPLLSGVAVAGHALPETAVLGVAYASFTVCGALVSDHVSAVESALGPITGVVVAYVLDALAMVAVVVSPLFVLPMMVVHRVVVTVTMPLQKNYVNQRIGSAGRATILSTLSMLGALARAPIGLAAGVGADRFGPALAVGSLGLLLLVATLAVKVGGTGSGSTAENGTVAD
- a CDS encoding DUF7351 domain-containing protein, whose translation is MTDDSGDRFDEETALSLLASEIRVDIIRALGEETVDSDGLGYLSYADLQRRVDVTDSGRFNYHLGELQGTFVREYDPGYGLTTQGRLAFQHLVGGGFTTDLRVNAFPVEQSCWECGNDLVAEYGYGWERPLMPLFFVKCWDCRAEFARTYVPPRGVATRSKAELLVAADRRNRMETASLVRGVCPWCAGHVDTTVHERDPDESLPASDDGRPLSVYYEHHCESCTGFHYTPIGETLRYHADVIAFYADHGHDLHTIPKWELEWAVTDHHLTWYGPNPWDLRVEIPLEGDVLRARLDEEATVLATEIV
- a CDS encoding S9 family peptidase — its product is MSYDIERYLHIRSAGSASFSPDGERLSFLMDTTGVSQVWTIDEPGGWPDQRTFYDERVTFASWSPERDELVFGMDRGGNERQQFYRLSGDGREEVNLTEHPDAKHRWGGWSHDGERFAFTSNRRDESVFDVYVQGRDERGNDATLVHEGDGWLTVGGWSPDDSRLIVSQAYSNFDQDLYVLDLEAGDMRHVTPHEGNVRFYSATWAPDGDALYVSTDDGSDTLYLARLDLETLELETVVDGDGWNVDGIALDQDTGRFVYSRNVDGFTELTVGEFTGPTSYETYPTPDLPKGIAGGVSWGPDADRFAVTATGAAVNTNVYVVETTTGETERWTYAATAGIPESSFREPELVHVESFDGLDVPGFLTLPEDDDGPAPVIVSIHGGPESQRRPSFNPIKQYFLNRGYGYFEPNVRGSSGYGKEYGHLDDVRNRMDSVQDIRACVDWLHDHPAVDDDRLVAMGGSYGGFMVLACLTEYPDLWAAGVDVVGIANFVTFLENTGEWRRKLREAEYGSLEHDREFLESISPINNIEAIQAPLFVIHGENDPRVPVSEAHQIVEEAREQGVPVRELIFEDEGHGLSKLENKIEAYSAVAEFLAEHV